From Salinicoccus roseus, the proteins below share one genomic window:
- a CDS encoding ABC transporter permease: MNTGRIMAIFEKDLKEFTRNAMLFTTILLPIILAFMYSRMGGGEEALPAMLAYLIVGVAFSAILCSGIMTMMAEENEKNTLRGLMQSPASMLDILAGKSLVVVLMTAVSLIISFLIMDVAFEWSIASIGGLILLALFFLNVGIAVGLTVDSVATTSVYLLPIMFIFGFTPMIETIVPDSDHFIRRLTDYLPLYQNISLHGEETTVPLLILLAWTLVSFLYVTWSFRKRMSDEVK; encoded by the coding sequence ATGAACACAGGAAGAATCATGGCAATATTTGAAAAGGATCTGAAAGAGTTCACGAGAAACGCAATGCTTTTCACGACGATACTGCTCCCTATTATTCTGGCATTCATGTACTCGAGGATGGGAGGGGGAGAAGAGGCTCTGCCTGCAATGCTTGCATATCTTATTGTCGGTGTCGCGTTTTCGGCGATATTATGCAGCGGCATCATGACCATGATGGCTGAGGAAAATGAAAAGAATACATTGAGAGGGCTGATGCAGTCACCAGCATCAATGCTGGATATATTGGCCGGCAAGAGCCTCGTCGTTGTTCTGATGACTGCCGTCTCGCTTATAATATCCTTCCTTATCATGGATGTGGCATTTGAATGGTCGATTGCTTCGATTGGAGGTCTGATACTGCTGGCACTATTTTTCCTCAACGTCGGCATAGCCGTCGGGCTGACCGTTGATAGTGTGGCTACAACCTCAGTCTATCTGCTGCCGATAATGTTCATATTCGGTTTCACACCAATGATCGAGACGATTGTACCGGATTCGGATCATTTCATCAGACGGCTGACCGACTACCTTCCACTGTATCAAAATATTTCCCTGCATGGGGAAGAAACAACGGTGCCATTGCTCATTCTGTTGGCCTGGACACTTGTAAGCTTCCTCTATGTCACCTGGTCTTTCAGAAAGCGTATGAGCGATGAAGTCAAATAG
- a CDS encoding Veg family protein, with amino-acid sequence MPKTLVDIKNILDCQLGNPVLLRANGGRKKLIERRGILRETYPSVFVVELDQEEHSFERVSYTYTDVLTSNVEVTFYNEEREAFVIQ; translated from the coding sequence ATGCCAAAAACTTTAGTCGACATCAAAAATATTCTTGATTGTCAATTGGGTAATCCAGTTTTACTCCGTGCAAATGGAGGGCGCAAGAAATTGATTGAACGACGGGGTATTCTTAGAGAAACGTATCCTTCTGTCTTCGTCGTAGAACTCGATCAGGAGGAACATAGCTTTGAAAGAGTGTCATATACATATACGGATGTATTGACATCGAACGTTGAAGTGACATTCTATAATGAAGAGAGAGAAGCATTTGTAATCCAATAA
- a CDS encoding RidA family protein, translating into MQPINSSKAPEALGPYSHGMKVGQMFYSSGQIPLNLEGEIVSQDVQEQTKQVMTNVGHVLEAAGLGYGDVVKTMIFISDMNDFPLINEVYGSYFTGKLPARSCVEVSRLPKDVKVEIEVIASEANE; encoded by the coding sequence ATGCAACCCATCAATTCATCAAAAGCACCAGAAGCACTCGGCCCATACAGCCATGGTATGAAAGTCGGACAGATGTTCTATTCTTCAGGTCAGATCCCACTGAACCTTGAAGGGGAGATCGTTTCACAGGATGTCCAGGAACAGACGAAGCAGGTGATGACGAATGTCGGACATGTGCTTGAGGCGGCAGGCCTTGGGTATGGCGATGTGGTCAAGACGATGATTTTCATCAGCGACATGAACGACTTCCCCCTCATCAATGAAGTTTATGGCAGCTACTTTACGGGTAAACTACCAGCAAGATCATGTGTAGAGGTCAGTCGTTTGCCCAAAGATGTGAAAGTAGAGATAGAGGTTATTGCATCTGAAGCGAACGAATAA
- the purR gene encoding pur operon repressor has protein sequence MKFKRSERLVFMTQHLTTHPNQLIPLTYFVDKFTQAKSSISEDIRILKDVFENEGIGTVQTTAGAGGGVTFQPRISDDRAREVVSRFMEVLKMKDRLLPGGYLYMSDIMGNPHLMSDIGELIATMYGDETIDAVVTVATKGISLANAVARKLNVPVAVIRKDNKVTEGSTVSVNYVSGSTRKIETMVLSKRTLKEGSKVLVVDDFLRAGGSITGVINLMEEFSAEVVGVSVLVEAKQVENRRFTDYTSLLKVSEIDEFNQSFLVEEGNCLEYIEERNGKTNP, from the coding sequence ATGAAATTTAAACGTAGTGAACGTCTGGTCTTCATGACTCAGCATCTCACCACGCATCCGAACCAGCTGATTCCGCTCACTTATTTCGTCGATAAGTTCACACAGGCAAAATCTTCCATCAGCGAGGATATCAGAATACTTAAAGATGTCTTTGAAAATGAAGGTATCGGCACAGTGCAGACGACGGCTGGTGCGGGCGGCGGTGTGACATTCCAGCCCAGGATCAGTGATGACCGTGCCCGGGAAGTCGTCAGCCGTTTCATGGAAGTGTTGAAAATGAAGGACCGGCTGCTCCCGGGGGGGTACCTGTACATGTCCGACATCATGGGCAACCCCCATCTGATGAGCGACATCGGTGAACTGATTGCAACAATGTATGGCGATGAGACGATCGATGCCGTCGTCACGGTGGCAACAAAGGGGATATCACTCGCGAATGCGGTTGCCAGAAAACTGAATGTGCCTGTGGCAGTCATCAGGAAGGACAATAAGGTGACGGAAGGGTCCACGGTTTCCGTCAACTATGTATCAGGATCCACACGGAAGATTGAAACGATGGTCCTTTCGAAACGGACATTGAAGGAAGGCTCCAAAGTGCTGGTGGTGGATGACTTCCTCCGTGCAGGCGGCTCGATCACCGGGGTCATCAATCTGATGGAGGAATTCTCTGCGGAAGTGGTCGGCGTGAGTGTGCTTGTAGAAGCGAAGCAGGTGGAGAACAGACGCTTCACCGACTATACTTCGCTGCTTAAGGTATCGGAAATCGATGAGTTCAACCAGTCCTTCCTGGTAGAAGAAGGCAACTGTTTGGAGTATATTGAAGAAAGAAACGGAAAGACCAATCCATAG
- a CDS encoding NADPH-dependent FMN reductase has translation MVKIGIITGSTRPARVNLQVAEWVKDFAEKMDLDAQFEIVDIKEYDFPMFNEDVPPAMANKEYSQDTVNAWSQKIDELDGFIFITPEYNKSITSSLKNAIDYIGPEWGNKAAGIVGYGSTLAVAATLSLRQILGNLNIATVTPFGAFSLFTDFENMTTFKPAEIHNATMENVITTTVNWSKGLKTIR, from the coding sequence ATGGTCAAAATTGGAATCATTACAGGCAGCACGCGTCCAGCCCGGGTCAATCTGCAGGTTGCAGAATGGGTTAAGGATTTCGCAGAAAAGATGGATCTCGATGCACAATTCGAAATCGTCGACATAAAAGAGTATGATTTCCCAATGTTCAATGAAGATGTACCCCCTGCCATGGCGAACAAGGAATATTCCCAGGATACGGTGAATGCATGGTCACAGAAGATTGATGAACTCGACGGTTTCATCTTCATCACTCCTGAATACAATAAGAGTATCACTTCTTCCCTGAAGAACGCCATCGACTATATCGGACCTGAGTGGGGAAATAAGGCAGCGGGCATCGTCGGCTACGGTTCCACTCTTGCAGTCGCAGCAACATTATCCCTGCGCCAGATCCTCGGCAACCTGAACATCGCAACAGTCACACCATTCGGTGCATTCAGCCTGTTCACTGATTTTGAGAACATGACGACTTTCAAACCGGCGGAGATCCACAATGCAACGATGGAAAATGTCATCACCACAACAGTCAACTGGTCCAAGGGACTCAAGACAATCAGATAG
- the glmU gene encoding bifunctional UDP-N-acetylglucosamine diphosphorylase/glucosamine-1-phosphate N-acetyltransferase GlmU, with protein MQTRAIILAAGKGTRMRSEKYKVLHEVCGTPMIQHVIGNLRQAGISEIYAVLGHGSETVSNYLGEQIHKTIQEEQLGTAHAVRQWKEELQHEDGHTMVVCGDTPLISETTMQAFMDYHLKTGSKATILSSRTQTPFGYGRIIRKENGSVKRIVEEKDAADAEREIKEVSSGTFIFDNRMLFEALDKVDNDNAQNEYYLPDVISIMRDRGARIEAYVTPDFEETLGINDKVALANAEAILRKRINTLHMQNGVTLIHPEATYIDAEVEIGADTVIHPGAIIRGSTKIGKDAVISSGSEIKDSIIEDEVEIRQSVVTESRVGRGTKVGPFAQLRPQSELGEEVKIGNFVEVKKSQLDDGSKVSHLSYIGDATIGARANIGCGTITVNYDGKNKFRTEIGQDAFIGCNSNLVAPVSIGDRSFIAAGSTITDQVPEDSLAIARNRQTTKDGYYKKDN; from the coding sequence ATGCAAACGAGAGCAATTATCTTGGCGGCTGGAAAAGGGACACGGATGCGTTCCGAAAAGTACAAAGTTCTGCATGAAGTATGCGGCACGCCGATGATTCAGCATGTCATTGGCAATTTAAGGCAAGCGGGCATTTCAGAAATCTATGCTGTCCTCGGGCATGGTTCCGAGACAGTGAGCAACTACCTTGGGGAGCAGATCCATAAGACGATCCAGGAGGAACAGCTCGGCACTGCCCATGCGGTGCGCCAGTGGAAGGAAGAGCTCCAGCATGAGGACGGCCACACTATGGTCGTGTGCGGCGACACACCGCTGATAAGCGAGACGACCATGCAGGCATTCATGGACTATCACCTCAAGACCGGATCCAAGGCGACCATCCTGTCTTCCCGCACCCAAACGCCATTCGGCTACGGGCGGATCATCAGGAAGGAAAACGGGTCTGTCAAACGCATTGTGGAAGAGAAGGATGCAGCGGATGCTGAACGGGAGATAAAGGAAGTGAGCTCCGGAACCTTCATCTTCGACAACCGCATGCTGTTCGAAGCGCTTGATAAAGTGGACAATGACAACGCACAGAATGAATACTACCTTCCCGACGTCATCTCCATCATGCGTGACAGGGGCGCGCGTATAGAAGCCTATGTGACGCCTGATTTTGAAGAGACGCTCGGCATCAATGACAAAGTCGCTCTCGCGAATGCAGAAGCCATCCTGAGGAAACGGATCAATACACTACATATGCAGAACGGTGTAACGCTGATTCATCCTGAGGCGACGTATATCGATGCAGAAGTTGAAATAGGCGCAGATACCGTCATCCATCCAGGAGCCATCATCCGTGGCAGCACGAAGATCGGAAAGGATGCTGTAATTTCCTCCGGATCCGAAATCAAGGATTCGATCATCGAGGACGAAGTGGAGATAAGGCAGTCCGTAGTCACTGAATCGAGGGTTGGAAGAGGAACGAAGGTCGGGCCATTCGCCCAGCTGAGGCCACAGTCTGAACTTGGAGAGGAAGTGAAGATCGGCAACTTCGTCGAAGTGAAGAAATCCCAGCTCGACGATGGCTCCAAAGTATCGCACCTGAGCTACATCGGGGATGCTACAATCGGTGCACGCGCCAATATCGGCTGCGGCACCATCACCGTGAACTATGATGGCAAGAACAAGTTCAGGACGGAGATCGGCCAGGATGCGTTCATCGGGTGCAATTCAAACCTTGTTGCCCCGGTCAGCATCGGAGACCGCTCCTTCATAGCTGCCGGCTCCACAATTACGGATCAGGTACCTGAAGACAGCCTTGCCATTGCTAGAAACAGGCAGACGACAAAAGATGGATACTATAAAAAAGATAATTAA
- the ispE gene encoding 4-(cytidine 5'-diphospho)-2-C-methyl-D-erythritol kinase — protein sequence MHFETAPAKINLTLDTLYKRDDGYHEVNMVMTTVDLNDQLSFEKRADGKIVIETEHQYVPSDRRNLAYQAAELMMDTYGITSGVTISIEKNIPIAAGLAGGSADAAAAFRGINALYNLELDIDTLAELSGKLGSDIPFCVYGGTALATGRGEQIEHLPKPPNAWVVLAKPKVNVSTRTIYQALEPGKNEPASPEMVEAIRSRDYALMVQRLKNDLQEVTMKKYPDVRKLIDTMLSNGADGAMMSGSGPTVFGFAHKERQATHLYNAMKGCCNEVYKVRLLG from the coding sequence ATGCATTTTGAAACTGCACCAGCCAAGATCAACCTTACTCTGGATACACTATACAAAAGGGACGATGGATATCATGAAGTGAATATGGTCATGACGACCGTCGATCTGAACGATCAGCTCTCTTTTGAGAAAAGAGCAGATGGAAAGATAGTCATTGAGACCGAACACCAGTATGTGCCATCAGATCGCCGGAACCTGGCCTATCAGGCAGCGGAACTCATGATGGATACATATGGCATCACGAGCGGCGTGACCATTTCAATCGAAAAGAACATACCGATTGCCGCGGGGCTCGCCGGTGGATCTGCTGATGCTGCTGCAGCATTCAGGGGCATCAACGCCCTCTACAATCTGGAACTCGATATCGATACACTCGCCGAGCTTTCGGGAAAACTTGGGTCGGACATCCCTTTTTGTGTGTATGGGGGCACGGCGCTGGCAACAGGGAGAGGGGAACAGATAGAGCACCTGCCCAAACCCCCGAATGCCTGGGTGGTACTGGCAAAGCCCAAAGTGAACGTCTCCACAAGGACGATCTACCAGGCGCTCGAGCCGGGAAAAAATGAACCGGCTTCCCCGGAGATGGTCGAAGCGATAAGGAGCAGAGACTATGCCCTGATGGTGCAGAGACTGAAGAATGATCTGCAGGAAGTGACGATGAAGAAGTACCCGGATGTCAGAAAGCTGATCGATACGATGCTCAGCAATGGTGCGGATGGTGCCATGATGAGTGGAAGCGGCCCGACAGTCTTCGGGTTCGCACACAAGGAGAGGCAGGCAACGCATCTCTACAATGCAATGAAGGGATGCTGCAACGAAGTTTATAAAGTAAGATTGCTTGGATGA
- a CDS encoding ABC transporter ATP-binding protein, whose translation MDKVIILENVKKNFGNEEALKGMTIEIAKGEVFGLLGPSGSGKTTTIKILTGELEPSEGRVEVLDQSHESFNSTQYVKSLGILSDNSALYERLTVKDNLALFRKLYNTDQVKVDQVLKDVGLEKHINKRVKDLSKGMKQRILLCKAVLHEPEVLFLDEPTSALDPATTESIHDMLLKIKAQGTTIMLTTHNMDEATALCDTVAFLNNGTITDMGSPESLRQAYKTNEIHITYRNGTTRHIQRTIENRSQLETALFDPEAVNIESDYPTLGEVFKKVTGKELV comes from the coding sequence ATGGATAAAGTAATTATCCTGGAAAATGTGAAGAAAAATTTTGGCAATGAAGAAGCGTTGAAAGGTATGACGATTGAAATCGCGAAAGGTGAAGTGTTCGGCCTGTTGGGACCGAGTGGGTCAGGAAAGACGACTACCATCAAAATACTGACAGGCGAACTTGAACCCTCGGAGGGTCGGGTTGAAGTGCTGGACCAGTCACATGAATCATTCAACAGTACACAATATGTAAAGTCGTTGGGCATACTTTCCGACAACAGTGCATTGTATGAACGTCTTACTGTAAAGGACAACTTGGCGCTCTTCAGAAAGCTATACAATACAGATCAGGTGAAAGTGGATCAGGTACTGAAAGATGTAGGTTTGGAAAAACATATCAATAAGAGGGTCAAAGACCTGTCCAAAGGTATGAAGCAGCGCATACTGCTGTGCAAGGCGGTCCTTCATGAACCGGAAGTGCTCTTCCTTGATGAACCGACGAGTGCCCTTGACCCTGCCACGACGGAGAGCATTCATGACATGCTCCTTAAAATCAAGGCACAAGGCACAACAATCATGCTGACGACGCATAATATGGACGAGGCGACAGCACTTTGCGATACGGTTGCGTTTCTGAACAATGGAACAATCACCGATATGGGCTCTCCGGAGTCGCTCAGGCAGGCCTACAAGACCAATGAGATTCATATAACGTATAGAAATGGAACGACCAGACATATACAGAGAACCATAGAAAATAGATCACAACTGGAAACGGCCCTATTCGATCCGGAAGCCGTTAATATAGAAAGCGACTATCCAACATTGGGCGAAGTATTCAAAAAAGTAACCGGAAAGGAGCTTGTCTAA
- a CDS encoding LytTR family DNA-binding domain-containing protein, with protein sequence MCTVTRYIYKLNDQGLKPVATDDTSEEPNVKLKRLKAKYQDKTIFIDLEDIEYIESSEGKVLINISREKFVMDGTLAQIDEDLRSYGFYRCHRSYIVNLEKVKEIISWSKNTYSVVMDNPEKTKIPLSRTKYNEIQELLMHH encoded by the coding sequence ATTTGTACTGTCACCAGATATATATATAAACTCAATGACCAGGGGCTTAAACCAGTCGCAACAGATGATACTTCGGAGGAGCCAAATGTTAAGCTCAAGAGGCTGAAGGCAAAATACCAGGATAAGACGATTTTTATAGATCTTGAAGATATAGAATATATAGAAAGCAGTGAAGGGAAGGTTCTGATAAATATTTCCCGGGAAAAGTTCGTGATGGATGGTACACTTGCCCAGATAGACGAAGATTTGAGAAGCTACGGCTTCTACAGATGCCATCGTTCATACATCGTCAACTTGGAAAAGGTGAAAGAGATTATTTCCTGGTCAAAAAATACATATTCGGTGGTTATGGATAATCCGGAAAAGACCAAGATTCCCTTGTCCAGGACAAAATATAATGAAATCCAGGAGTTATTGATGCACCACTAG
- the spoVG gene encoding septation regulator SpoVG: protein MKITDVRLRKVNNQDTRMKALVSITFEDAFVIHDLRVIEGNNGLFVAMPSKRTPDGEFRDIAHPIHSDMRQHVQEEVMRVYDETEDPEPQEPEEQQTSSDDAAPETAETIEDPSQDAAAQDEAHHRDAPKQGDLEIGDDK, encoded by the coding sequence ATGAAGATAACAGATGTAAGACTGCGAAAAGTTAACAACCAAGACACCAGAATGAAAGCGCTCGTATCCATTACTTTTGAAGATGCATTCGTAATCCATGACCTCCGGGTCATTGAAGGTAATAACGGACTATTCGTCGCCATGCCAAGCAAGAGGACGCCTGACGGAGAATTCCGTGATATCGCCCACCCGATCCATTCCGACATGCGCCAGCATGTGCAGGAAGAGGTCATGCGGGTCTATGACGAAACGGAGGATCCTGAACCTCAGGAACCGGAAGAGCAGCAGACATCTTCGGATGATGCTGCACCCGAGACGGCAGAGACGATTGAAGATCCATCTCAGGATGCCGCTGCACAAGACGAGGCGCATCACAGGGACGCACCGAAGCAGGGCGACCTTGAAATCGGAGATGACAAGTAG